One window from the genome of Acinetobacter sp. ANC 7912 encodes:
- a CDS encoding tyrosine-type recombinase/integrase: protein MSKNSSLGFSTFRELEALKPKEKRYSVRYTPSQKLFIEVLPTGVKSWCYRYTLNGKQDKLVLGHYPDVSIKEAAQLRDEAASLVAKGISPKQDKAKPKGILFKDYGERYLKEVIKKDRKDPYNMVLCLSNDIYPMMGHIPLDQVSIEDIRRTIWRKKEQGYDAAANQVRGLLKRMFDYAMTLGLVPYNPVLAIPSRHVHKAKPRDRYLSTNEIRTYYTTLLNSRIYRPRKLGLLLSLLTLVRKSELLRAKWEHIDFDSRIWLIPETKADSTTGHSREMVVYMSDQIIEIFKELKAIAGNEPFVFVGRKPGTHISHNAFNTAQKAALALTDLPPFTVHDLRRTASTHLNEQGFNSDAIEACLNHTAKGVRGIYNKAKYEKERTEMMQKWSNHIFSVIYEPNLIFFNQAKGA, encoded by the coding sequence ATGTCAAAAAATAGCAGTCTTGGCTTTTCAACATTTAGAGAGCTTGAGGCACTAAAGCCGAAAGAAAAACGCTACTCGGTGAGATACACACCAAGTCAAAAATTGTTTATTGAGGTGCTACCAACTGGGGTTAAGTCTTGGTGCTATCGTTACACACTGAACGGTAAGCAGGATAAATTGGTTTTAGGGCATTATCCTGATGTATCAATAAAAGAAGCTGCACAGCTTAGAGATGAAGCAGCGTCATTGGTGGCAAAAGGTATTTCACCTAAACAAGATAAGGCAAAACCTAAAGGCATTTTGTTCAAGGACTACGGCGAACGCTATTTAAAAGAAGTCATTAAAAAAGACCGCAAAGACCCTTACAACATGGTTTTATGCCTGAGCAATGACATTTATCCAATGATGGGCCACATCCCATTAGATCAGGTCAGTATTGAAGATATACGCCGTACAATATGGCGCAAAAAAGAACAGGGATATGATGCAGCAGCTAACCAAGTCAGAGGCTTATTAAAGCGCATGTTTGATTATGCAATGACGCTGGGCCTTGTACCTTATAACCCTGTTTTGGCTATCCCATCACGGCACGTACACAAGGCAAAGCCTAGAGATAGATATTTAAGTACAAATGAAATCCGTACCTATTACACCACCTTACTAAACTCAAGAATCTACCGACCTAGAAAGCTGGGCCTTTTGCTGTCATTGCTGACATTGGTCAGAAAGTCAGAGCTATTGAGGGCTAAATGGGAGCATATCGACTTTGATAGCCGTATATGGCTTATCCCTGAAACCAAAGCAGACAGCACGACAGGCCATAGCCGTGAAATGGTCGTTTATATGTCAGATCAAATCATTGAGATATTTAAGGAACTCAAGGCGATTGCAGGTAATGAGCCTTTTGTATTTGTAGGCAGAAAGCCAGGTACTCATATCAGCCATAACGCTTTTAATACGGCGCAAAAGGCAGCACTGGCACTAACAGACTTGCCACCGTTCACAGTCCACGACTTGAGAAGAACGGCCAGCACCCATTTAAACGAGCAAGGTTTTAATAGTGATGCAATCGAGGCTTGTTTAAACCATACGGCCAAAGGTGTAAGAGGTATTTATAACAAGGCCAAGTATGAGAAAGAACGTACAGAGATGATGCAAAAGTGGAGTAATCATATTTTTAGTGTGATTTATGAACCAAATCTGATCTTTTTTAATCAGGCTAAAGGTGCTTAA
- the mnmE gene encoding tRNA uridine-5-carboxymethylaminomethyl(34) synthesis GTPase MnmE, translating to MLNPTTTIAAIATPPGRGGVGVIRLSGPKSYEIAQALTQKELPQARFAAFRKFYDAAGEIMDEGLVICFPNPHSFTGEDVVELQGHGGPVIQNALLARLLELGATAAKAGEFSMRAFENGKLDLVQAEAIADLIDATSQAAARSAVRSLQGAFSTKVNTVLEQLIHLRLHVEAAIDFPEEEIDFLADGKILKLLDGVAAAVTQVQQSARQGQLLREGLQVVIAGKPNAGKSSLLNALAGNERAIVTDIAGTTRDVLHEKITLNGLPITLTDTAGLRETGDVVEKEGIRRAIKEIEQADLLLLVYDLSQGENPLQLAQEYFAEHLEPKRLMLIGNKCDLTGAEAAIGDFEGFRHITVSAKQETGVQALIDTITAHAGFQPEEDAFIARTRHLDAMKRTQAYLAEAREQLVVYNAGELVAESLRLAQNALGEITGDFSADDLLGKIFGSFCIGK from the coding sequence ATGCTCAACCCAACCACAACCATTGCTGCGATTGCGACACCACCCGGACGTGGCGGCGTTGGGGTGATTCGCCTGTCTGGCCCAAAATCCTATGAGATTGCCCAGGCTCTGACCCAGAAAGAACTGCCACAGGCACGTTTTGCTGCTTTCAGAAAGTTCTATGATGCGGCGGGTGAAATCATGGATGAAGGTCTAGTGATCTGCTTCCCGAACCCGCATTCCTTTACTGGTGAAGATGTGGTGGAACTGCAGGGCCATGGCGGCCCGGTGATCCAGAATGCTCTATTGGCACGTTTACTAGAGCTTGGTGCTACTGCAGCCAAAGCGGGTGAATTCTCGATGCGTGCCTTTGAAAATGGCAAGCTGGATCTGGTACAGGCTGAAGCGATTGCTGACTTGATCGATGCGACCTCGCAGGCTGCGGCACGTTCTGCGGTACGTTCCCTGCAAGGGGCTTTTTCCACCAAAGTGAATACAGTGTTGGAACAGCTGATTCACCTACGTCTGCATGTGGAAGCCGCGATTGACTTCCCCGAAGAAGAAATCGATTTCCTTGCGGATGGCAAGATTCTCAAACTACTGGATGGTGTAGCTGCTGCCGTAACCCAAGTCCAGCAATCGGCACGTCAGGGCCAATTATTGCGTGAAGGTTTACAAGTGGTGATCGCAGGCAAACCGAATGCAGGTAAATCTTCCCTGTTAAATGCACTAGCAGGCAATGAACGCGCTATTGTCACTGATATTGCTGGAACGACCCGTGACGTGCTGCATGAGAAAATTACCCTGAATGGCTTGCCAATTACCCTGACCGATACCGCAGGTCTGCGTGAAACGGGTGATGTGGTCGAGAAAGAAGGCATCCGCCGTGCGATTAAGGAGATTGAACAGGCGGATCTGTTGTTGCTGGTTTATGATCTGAGCCAAGGTGAGAATCCGTTACAATTGGCACAGGAATACTTTGCTGAGCATCTTGAGCCAAAACGCTTGATGCTGATTGGGAATAAATGTGACCTCACTGGTGCTGAGGCTGCGATCGGTGATTTTGAAGGTTTCCGTCATATCACTGTTTCAGCCAAGCAGGAAACTGGTGTTCAGGCGCTCATAGATACGATTACAGCGCATGCAGGCTTTCAGCCTGAAGAAGATGCCTTTATCGCACGTACCCGCCATTTAGACGCAATGAAGCGCACTCAGGCATATCTGGCAGAAGCACGTGAGCAACTGGTGGTGTATAACGCGGGTGAACTAGTCGCAGAATCGCTACGTCTGGCCCAAAATGCTTTGGGTGAGATCACCGGTGACTTTAGTGCGGATGATTTGCTCGGCAAGATCTTTGGATCATTTTGTATTGGAAAGTAA